The genomic DNA TTGAAAACCCCGCCCGTTGGAAAGCGTCCGCCAGCTCACCGACGGTGTAAAGGTTCGACGCCCACCAGCGGCCGATGAGGAGTCGCGTCAACGGGTTTCGGCGCGTCATGAAGAGGACGAAGCTGCCCCCTTCCTTCACCCGTGCGCGCAGCCCGGCGAGCGCATCGACGAACCGATCACGCGGCACGTACTCCAACATCGACGCCGAGACGACGAGGTCATAGTCCCGCCACGACGCCGGCAGCCCGTCCAGTTGCAGTACGTTCGCTTCCGCCAGTTCCACGCCCTTGATCCCGCGACGGCGCAGCGTCTCGCGTAACCGATCGAGCATGGCGGGCGTGAGGTCGAATGCGTGGAGCGTCTTGGGCGCACACCCCCGCCGCACGAAGGCGTCACGCACCGCGAGCGTCAGCGCGCCCGTGCCGCATCCGGCATCGAGAATGCGAAGGCCGGAACGGACGAGCGGCGAGCCAAGAAAGAACGCGCGCAGTCCCTGCGGGTAGCGCATCGCACGGATGAAGCGCGCGTACGTCGCATGTCGGTCGGTAAAGAATCGCCGCGCGTCTGGCGTTGCGTTCAAAGGGATCCCCCTGCGGGTGCGTGCGATGGAACCCGGGCGGGAGGATACGCCGCCGGCGTCACGGGCTCCACGATCCACAACTTTCGGTCATATCTCGTTCACCCCCTCACTCGCCGGGTCCTTCAGGAGCTCGGCATCGACGCGAGCGGGCTGCGCGCCAAGGGGATCCGCCTGTTTCTCGGCAAGGTTCCCATCCGCTACGCCGTCGTGGTGTGCGAGCGGGCGAATCGCAGTTGCCCCAAGGTCTACCCCTTCGCCGCGCGCACACTTTACTGGCCGCTCGAGGACCCGGCTGAGGCGGAGGGCTCGCGCGAGGACCGGCTCGCGGTGTTCCGGCGAGTGAGGGACGAAAATCGCCGGCCGGGTCCGTCGCTTCGTCCTGGAGGGCGTGTAGAGGCGACCGGACTCAAACCGCCGGTCACGGAGGATCGGGCGATGGCGCGGATCGGGCGAGTCTCCTACCGCAGCGGGTTCGTAGAGCGGCTTGAGGAGGCAGAGCGCCTTCCCGCGATCACCATCGAGGCGGCTGACCTCCCCGAGGACGTGCTCGCGACCAACAGCAAGGCGGTGAGGCGGATTCACCAGGTGTGCTGCCGGCTCGATGACATCGCCACGGGACGCCGCCAGTCGTAGCGTTCCGCCCCTCGAACGCTTCTCCAGCCCGTCCGCCGAAGCGGATGCGGGGTGTCTCCCTACCGGCAACCCTCGGCCCCGAGGGTTCCATGAAGTGCAGCATTCCGGCCCGGCTAACTTTCGCCCTACTCGCTGTCGTTGAGCAGCTGGCCGACTTCTGCGGCGAGACGATCCCCATCCAAACGTCGCTCGGCGGGCGCAAGCGGCAATTGGTGCATCCAGCCCTGCGGAGCGGGCGGCTGATCCTTCCACTCGGCATTGCCATCGAAGAGGAGATACACGTCCCAGGCCGGCCGGGAGTCGGGCAGCCCAAGAATACGCGAGTACGTCTTTACCAAGTCGCCTTCGGCATCCCAATAGTGGCTGACGCGCTCATCGGGAAGCCGTGTCGTCGCCCTCGATACGGCCAGGCGCATGTCCGTGCGAAGAATTGGGACCCAAACTGCGTAGACCCGCAGATCGGGCGCGTTCAGCTTGTCGAGTACACGACTTTCGACTTCGGAGGCCCCCCGAAGGCAGGCTGGTCACGTAGGCGACAGAAGCAGGAGCAGACGCACCTTGCCGGCGTCTTCGTTGAATCTCGCGTGCAACGCACCGATGTCGGTCGAGTAGGGCTTCCTCCCTCGCGGGAAAAGCTGTCCAACGATGAAGAGGCCCAGCAAGATCACGACGAGACAGGCGATGAGAGCGCTGCGTGTCATCTTGGCTAGGGCGCACCAAACTGGATCACGATCCCGCCGCCGATGATCAGCAGGCAGCCCGAGAGGAGACTCGGAGACGGGCGCTCACCGAAAAACATGACGCTGAGCACTTGGCTCACGACGACGAACACGGCGATGTACACCCCCATCAGGCGCCCGAAGTCGATGAGGCGGTTGGCATTGACGACGAGCCCGTAGGCGGTGAGCCCGAGCGCACCGACCAGCAGCCAGGGCCAGGAAGCCCGAAGAAGGCCGTGACGGATCGCCGCGTCCCCACCGACCTCCAGCGCAGCAGCCAGCACGAGCAGTCCGAGCATCCCTGATACTTACAGCGCGAGTGGACACAAGGCGAGCACGAACACGCCCACCCGTTCTTCGCCGTCATCCTTCAGCCCAGCAGGACAGCTTCGCCACGTCAGTCGAGAATGACAGCGCCGCGATCTTCACGCCTCGGCCATCGTCGGGTAGACGTGGATAGAGCCAGTCCTTGGGAAAGGTTGGCCGGAGTCCGTGCCCCGCGTTGATAACCCGGGTGCGTACCGGCCTGCAGCACGAGCTGCTCACACACATGCGTGACGGCGCAGGCGCTTGGAGGCGTGTATGACGCCGGCCATGGAGAAGACAGCTGCCGAAGACGCCGAGCTGAACCAGCTTGAGCAGGAGATCGGCGCGTTCCTGGCGACGGGGGATTCGACAGCCATAGAGCGGCGTCTCACGTCGCTCTGCAAGGAGCTGCTACCGCGGCTCCAGAAGGCGCAGGGTTCCCGCAGCGAGGGCCTGCGGTCCTCGGACCGCGAGCAGGCGTTGTATGCACAGCAGGTGTTCTTCCGGCTCGCCGTCGTCCTGGGCCGACTGCTCGACCGCTGGACGCGGCCTCGGGCATCCGATGACCTGCGGCGGCTGGCAAACGACGTGATCGAGCTACACGACGACGTGATCGAGCTGCACACGCGGCTCCGGCGGATGCGGTGAAGGGCGTGCCGCCCCCCCCGACATCGCCGGCACCGAGCGGCCGGGCAGGGTGACGGCGCGTGCCCGACTACTGCCAGCTATCGCGGCCGGGGAACGTGTAGCTGGTGATGCTCTGGTCTCGCCCGACGAACACGTGCCCGTAGATGCCGCCCCGGCCGAACCCGAGGCTCGGTGCCGGGGGAAGCGGGTACGGGTAGTACGGGTACCCGGGGTAGCCGGAGGCCGGGTACGGATAGCCTGGAGCCACAGCCGCTCCGGCGAAGAAGGCGGGCGCCCGGAAGGACGGGCATCGTTGGGCAAAGGCTGGTCGGGTGAGCACGACGAGCACGAGCGTCCCGAGGCCGATCACGAGGGTCTTCATCGTCCCGTCCAACACCGAGGCGCGCCGGCAGTTGTTCGATGGGTCGAAAGGCAATTCTGGCGCTTCCACCGTTGGTGTGCCAGGCTGGTCACGTTGACGAGGTGGGCACGCGGGATGACGACGTAGCCCCCGAGCCCGTCGGGGAGACGCGTCTACCGCGACGAAGCCGTGCGTGGCAATAGCAGGATCGTGATGAGTGCGGCTGTCCCGAGCTGTGCGGCCGTGGGACGATGCACCGTCGGTCCGGTGCGCCCATCTGTCGGCTGGTCTAGGCCCCAGGACATGGGCGTCTCCGTAGCCGAACAGATGGCGGGGCTCCTCGTCAGCATCCGCACGTTGCCGCTCCTGCTCACGCAGCCGAACGGTTCAGCTGCGACTGTGCCTGCCCAGAGCACGAGGCTGGCGAGCAGAAGATTCTGGGCCAACGTCGATCCGCCTTTGTTCACTCCTGTATGCTCGCATCGTGACTGCCGTCAATGCCGGCCGCGTGCCGCGCTGCCTACCGCCGTCACCGTCCAACTCCTCACGCCTTCGGACCGCGTGAGTGTTCCGCCTGGCGCCTGTCGTACCGACCGGGAGTGCTCTTCCGACTGAGAGCATCGACGACCGTCTCGTGCTGGTCGGTGTAGTCGCCGAGGTTGCGATCCTGTTCGCGCTGATCCTGGTGCCGCCGCTACGGGCCATCTTCGGTCTGGCACCGCTCGGAGTCACGGAATGGAGCCCACTGGTTTGCTTCCGGGCGATTGTGTGTTGGCGGGGGCCACCTCGCCCTCGGCGGCCAGGCGGGGTGGTTCTGTTGCCGTTTGTTGCCGACGCCACCCAACTCCACCCCACACCCAGCCTCCCCAAGGACGAACTGCCCATAAGTGGCACAGGCTGTGGCTGGGTGCTAAGAGCAAGCGCCGCATGCGCGAGGAGACGAGCCTCATCATCCCCGCCGTCCGTGCCGTGCTCGACGAGGCCCTGGCCGCCGGGCGGCGGACGACCGATGGCGCGCAGGCGATCGACGAGCACCAGGTGCACGCCGAGCGGCTCGCCTACGCCGCGACCGAGGCGGCGGCCGCCGAGGCGCTCGCTGCCTATGCGCGCGGGCGCGCGGGTGACGAGACGATCGGCCGCATGGCGGCCGCGTTCGCGGGCGAGGTGGCGAGCCGGCTCGGTGCCGAGATCGAGGCCCATCGCGACGACTTCGGCGTCTCGGGCGAGACGCTCGCGCGCACGCTCGGCGCCCCCGAGGTCCGGGCGGCGGTGCGCGCCGCGCAGCACGAGGCGCAGCTGCGCGAGGTCGGCCGCGAGGTCATCCGCACGCGCGGCGCCAACAACTCCTTCATCGACGGCGACGTGGCCGAGATGGCGCGCGACTCGGCTCGAGGTTTCGCCCGCAAAGAAGTCGCGCCCATCGCCGAGCGCATCCACCGTCACGACGAGCTCGTCCCCGAGTCGATCATCCGGCGGATGACCGAGCTCGGCTACTTCGGCATGTCGGTGCCCGAGGAGTACGGCGGGCAGGGCATGGGCAACCTGGTGATGATCGTCATCACCGAGGAGCTCTCCGCGGCCTCGCTCGCGGCGGCGGGGAGCCTCATCACGCGGCCGGAGATCCTGACCAAGGCCTTGCTCAAGGGCGGCACCGAGGCGCAGAAGCGGCGGTGGCTCCCGCCGATCGCGGCGGGCGAGCTCATGGTCGGCATCTCGGTCACCGAGCCCGACACCGGCTCCGACGTCGCCTCGGTGCGCTGCCGGGCCGAGCGCACCGAGGGCGCCTGGCTCATCTCGGGTGCGAAGGCGTGGTGCACGTTCGCCGGGCGCGCCGACGTGCTGGCCCTCCTCGCGCGCACCAACCCCGACCCCGGGGCGCGCGCGCGCGGCCTCTCGCTCTTCATCGTCCCCAAGGACTCCTTCCCGGGCCACCAGTTCGAGATGCGCCAGCTCGGGGGCGGCGTGCTGCACGGGAAGGCGGACGCCACACCCGGCTACCGCGGCATGCACTCCTTCACGCTCGGCTTCGAGAACTACGTCGTCCCGGCAGAGAACCTGATCGGCGAGGCGGAGGGGGAGGGGAAGGGCTTCTACCTCCAGATGACCGGCTTCGCGGCCGGCCGGCTCCAGACCGGCGGGCGGGCCACCGGGCTCGCGCAGGCGGC from Deltaproteobacteria bacterium includes the following:
- a CDS encoding class I SAM-dependent methyltransferase; the protein is MRYPQGLRAFFLGSPLVRSGLRILDAGCGTGALTLAVRDAFVRRGCAPKTLHAFDLTPAMLDRLRETLRRRGIKGVELAEANVLQLDGLPASWRDYDLVVSASMLEYVPRDRFVDALAGLRARVKEGGSFVLFMTRRNPLTRLLIGRWWASNLYTVGELADAFQRAGFSSFAFRSFPPAARYLSVWGHIVEATR
- a CDS encoding acyl-CoA dehydrogenase encodes the protein MREETSLIIPAVRAVLDEALAAGRRTTDGAQAIDEHQVHAERLAYAATEAAAAEALAAYARGRAGDETIGRMAAAFAGEVASRLGAEIEAHRDDFGVSGETLARTLGAPEVRAAVRAAQHEAQLREVGREVIRTRGANNSFIDGDVAEMARDSARGFARKEVAPIAERIHRHDELVPESIIRRMTELGYFGMSVPEEYGGQGMGNLVMIVITEELSAASLAAAGSLITRPEILTKALLKGGTEAQKRRWLPPIAAGELMVGISVTEPDTGSDVASVRCRAERTEGAWLISGAKAWCTFAGRADVLALLARTNPDPGARARGLSLFIVPKDSFPGHQFEMRQLGGGVLHGKADATPGYRGMHSFTLGFENYVVPAENLIGEAEGEGKGFYLQMTGFAAGRLQTGGRATGLAQAALEATATYAGERKQFGRPIGDFQLTQYKLGRMATHLAAARQLTYAAARAMDRDETVVLEPAMAKLFASDVAVRVTQEGQLLHGGWGYAEEFAISRHVVDALVLPIFEGVKPILELKVIARGLLGG